In Pseudorasbora parva isolate DD20220531a chromosome 1, ASM2467924v1, whole genome shotgun sequence, the DNA window gaaaaacagcTTTGCATAATAGAAATGTGGGccttgaatttattcaattgtGTTTGACAATCACTAACAAATCACTTTTGCCATGAAAACACTCAgcttttattatacatttattttgataaaatCTTAAATTGTATAACCTATTTAAACTGAATAGGTTCAATAGTCTGGAGAgactaatattttttcatactATTCCATAGGCTAATTATCCTAGAGATGACTCAAATCAATTGTGAATGTCTGTACTTTCCTACTTGTCACGAGGACACATTCCTTGAGTGTATAAACATACTTTCTCATAAGCATGCTCTTTCTGATTTCTGAGATACAGACTCCCGTGACTCTCACCTCTGACTGAGATCCAGCTGTGGGGTGACGCTCCTCTCTCTGTTTTACAGTAGTAGAAACCCTCATGTGACTTTGAGACAGTAGTGATGCTCATCTCTCCTGTCgtctgattctggatcagtGTTTCGTCTTTATAGAAACCAGCGCTGAAGATCGAGGGGTTTGTAGATCGATGTAAACAGTGTAGAGTCAGAGTCTCTCCCTCAATCACATGATCAACAGAACTCAGAATCACTTCACCATCTACAAACACAAGACATCTGTGCTTACTGCAAGTAGTAagaatacagcaaaaacaattcaagttaaatattgatattatCAATTGAATTATACTTTATTCTTTGTGAGTTTAGTTACAAACTGTCATGAGAGTTGTGTATTAGGTTTTTacagtggcccagtagtgcatccgtactaaattaaaccacaacacaatgaaatcaccacaacacaacataatTAAAACCACAACTTAAAGTCCCTGTAAAGGCAATTCTATAAAAAATTCTAtaacacattataaatgttagaaATGTATTGCTAAAACACATTGCAAAGACTGTGAACTGTGTAGTACTAAATTGTGGAGTTAACCATTGCTGTGCTCCGGATTTTAGGCGGGGCTAAAACGGTGGCTCGATGACGCACTGGAGCCTCTGAGCCTGGCCCCGCCCCTACTGTCGATGACGCACTGGAGCCTCTGAACCTGGCCCCGGCCCTACTGTCGATGACGCACTGGAGCCTCTGAGCCTGGCCCCGGCCCTACTGACGATGACGCACTGgagcctctgggtctggccccgCCCCTACTGTCGATGACGCACTGGAGCCTCTGAACCTGGCCCCGGCCCTACTGTCGATGACGCACTGGAGCCTCTGAACATGGCCCCGGCCCTACTGTCGATGACGCACTGGAGCCTCTGAGCCTGGCCCCGGCCCTACTGTCGATGAAGCACTGGAGCCTCTGAGCCTGGCCCCGCCCCTACTGTCGATGATGCACTGGAGCCTCTGAGCCTGGCCCCGGCCCTACTGACGATGACGCACTGGAGCCTCTGAGCCTGGCCCCGGCCCTACTGAAGATGACGCACTGGAGCCACTGAGCCTGGCCCCGCCCCTACTGACGATGACGCACTGGAGCCTCTGAGCCTGAGCCTGGCCCCGGCCCTACTGACGATGACGCACTGGAGCCTCTTAGCCTGGCCCCCGGCCCTACTGACGATGACGCACTGGAGCCTCTGAGCCTGGCCCCGCCCCTACTGACGATGACGCACTGGAACCTCTGAGCCTGGCCCCGCCCCTACTGACGATGACGCACTGGAGCCACTGAGCCTGGCCCCGCCCCTACTGTCGATGACGCACTGGAGCCTCTGAGCCTGGCCCCACCCCTACTGACGATGACGCACTGGAGCCTCTGAGCCTGGCCCCGCCCCTACTGACGATGACGCACTAGAGCCTCTGAGCCTGGCCCCGGCTCTACTGACGATGATGCACTGGAGCCTCTGAGCCTGGCCCCGGCCCTACTGACGATGATGCACTGGAGCCACTGAGCCTGGCCCCGCCCCTACTGACGATGATGCACTGGAGCCTCTGAGCCTGGCCCCGCCCCTACTGACGATGACACTGGAGCCTCTGAGCCTGGCCCCGGCCCTACTGACGATGACACACTGGAGCCTCTGAGCCTGGCCCCGCCTCTACTGACGATGACGCACTGGAGCCACTGAGCCTGGCCCCGCCCCTACTGACGATGACGCACAGGAGCCTCTGAGCCTGGCCCCGCCCCTACTGTGGATGACGCACTGGAACCTCTGAGGCTCATAACTAGAGCACATTCGCATCAGTTTGCCGCTCAATCGCGAGTACTATTAGTTACTATAGCCTACAGTTTGCCACCTAGCTATGCCTTCGTCACGGAAATGCATACATCTGGATGTAGTCACTTACAAAACAGATCGGTGTCCTTATTTAAATTTCTGAAAAACGATCAAATCAAGAAGAGGTGgattcattttatgaagagcCACTTTGATGGAGAGCTGAGGATCACCACCAACAACCGCCTCTGTAGTGATCATTTTACACAGGATAGTTTTATAAACTTTCGTCTGAGAAAACTCTGATTCACTGATAATCCGCTGTTACTGGTGAATGGGGCTGAACCGACTATCTCCCGCTTTCATCCTCTCGTCCTGCCGACAGCCGGTGACGGCATCTTCCGCAATATCATTACGTGCCCACCAATGAGTGTAAGTTTCCTTGAGTGCTTGTGTTATAATTACAGCAGGTAACGTTATATTAGTCCACAGTAACTAAATCCTGCAACCCTCTAACGTGATTTTTTGTTTACATCAGGTTACATCAATATGATTCCTTAGACAAGTGATTTCATCTATTATATCTGTAAACCTGTATATATCTGTATATCTGTATTTTATCTTTTAGTTTGATATCTGTCTATAAagtggcaaaatacactttaTTCTATATTATTGCTAGCTTAACTTCATTTGGCTACGTTTAtgctatctttatctttcacaaagaatggaggctgcattcataatgcgcactgTTATGAATTCCCGCGCAgccgcacggattatactttcactttagaatgagtatcaatttgggagtaaactgattgaatggtgcgttcaatattaacatcaatactattcttaatgaaaaacataacagaacagtacaatgacaagggCGCTTTTAAATGGGCGCTTTTATATTTAGGATTGAAACTGAATCATCCGCCGtgtgtcagcttctcactcgtgataaatgaactctgactcctgctgctggtctgtgctcagttcatggcgtctgttatctaactgaacaaaattatgtttatttataatcaaaaagatatcgatgcctgtttatgatttcatatagctatatctataacgaagtcttgacatcatatctgggagaagtcagtaaatttgagtaaaatcacaggctttgcttatcccgtacgaatgcgccacgcaaaactcagatcatgtgggggagtaatttctaaatcacagaggtccctagataatactaatcccatgCAAATGGTGCTTAAGTTTGTTTCTGGCTCTGGAGGCTCAAACACGTAGGCCTATGGCTTTGTAAACCCAATGAATAAGCTGCTAGAACATCCATTCAGGCTGTAGCGGTGACATTTGAGTGAGGCGGTGGTAGCTTTCCCGCGAGTGGGGGTGGTTTTAGCGCAACCAGCGGACACGCCCCAGCGTTTTTAGAGCAGAGAATACTgctcattttttaaagattttgatctcttattttatttacttgatGACTTCTTTTATCATTCAAATTTGGCTGGGTTGCTAATAacatatttttctgtggtgtgacAAACTCAGATCACATacttaattttgactttacagggtCTTTAACGAAATCAccataacacaacgaaatcgccacaacacaacggaaacaagtcacaacacaacgaaatcgccaagGAAAATTTACTCAATTGCACTCCGAGAGCCTCCTCATGGTCTGGAGCATTTCTGTTGTTTTGTGGGCTATTCCGTTGTGTTAtgacttgtttccgttgtgttgtgccaatttctttgtgttgtgacttgtttccgttgtgttgtgccaatttctttgtgttgtgacttgcttccgttgtgttgtgccaatttctttgtgttgtgccaatttctttgtgttgtgacttgtttccgttgtgtggTGCcaatttctttgtgttgtgacttgtttccgttgtgttgtgccaatttctttgtgttgtgacttgtttccgttgtgttgtgccaatttctttgtgttgtgacttgtttccgttgtgttgtgccaatttctttgtgttgtggttaAATTCCGTCGTGTTGTGCcaatttctttgtgttgtggttaAATTCCGTCGTGTTGTGCcaatttctttgtgttgtggttaAATTCCGTCGTGTTGTGCcaatttctttgtgttgtgacttgtttccgttgtgttgtgccaatttctttgtgttgtggttaaattccattgtgttgtgccaatttctttgtgttgtggttaaattttgttgtgttgtggtttaatttagaaCGGCTGCCCTAGATATggaatatggatttgtctttcatttaatctattatattttatttattttatatttccttttactgaaacactaaagactcaagataaatattgcctgtactattgtctgtacctctcactgaaagaaagcacatgctatcagtatgttttggtaagaactagttagaactggagcttaatcagctccaaccttggagagcctgtgtatctgtgtatgtgcgcaatattctgtgttacagatcagaatggtgtacaatgggccccctaagagatgggtggacttgttgttctgggcaagctggcgcctgctccagatctggaagatCACTATGGGTCTAATTCTGCGGTGAAAGCATCGacaagtgacacgtctatggaaacgtgcatcagattaactgacatgagtgtaaatttatgatgactgtgcattgtctctgagccaatcagaaccatccacattgcagtaatgacgtggatagaccttgaaaacggtataactgttgggacaattgtatgtatgataggcctacgaactccttgtgagacttgaagctggcttctgcttttgaaactgcaaactattctaagtaattttttcttttaattaattgcaatcctgactctatcttcatttcttcatcactggtcctgggtcataagctgttaacccctaacactatcctatcaatatttgccaatatttctaaagaatgctttcagcaccttgttgaattactgccatgtagaattaaggcagttctgaaggcgaaagggggtcaaacacagtattagtatggtgttcctaataatcctttaggtgagtgtacatattattaacagtgacaaattcaaatggtttgtattttcTCAAAGAAATGTTGTCAGCTTTTgttcttttgttcatataactacatttttatttgtaaaaaatgcACAATATTGTTGTGTGCAACCACTTGACACatcttttttaagtaaattgaacaagtaatttttttgtgtggaaaatGTATATAGActgtaattataatttagatTATAACATTAGCAGATGATGTGATTATAAACCGGACTCACCATGTACAGTTATGTTTCGAGGACGGCGTTTCTCTCCAGATTCAGACTCACACCAGTACACTCCAGTGTCAGATGTGCTGAGAGAGTCCATTACACATGAAGATCCTGTTTGATCTGAACAAGTTTGAGTGCCTTTGTCTGTGTATCTTCTCACTGTCCATCCAGCAGAGTTACTCTGATCCTCACAGCTCAGAGCGAGAGACTCAGATGAGAAGTGTTGACTTCTGCTGGGTTTGATGACCAGAGACACTGAAGCAGAAACTCCTGAAAAGAGCAAAATCTCAATCTAAACTGACACACAGAGACTGCAATGAAACAGAAATACGGACGAGCACAAACACAAATCCTCACCGGTGACCCACAGTGGCTGTGTgctgctggtgtgtgtgtgataggctGGTCGTCCTCTCTCTGCTCTGCACGTATAAACTCCTGTGTGCTGTAGAGACGCAGGACTGAGAGTGTAAGATCCTCCAGCTCCTCTGCTGCTGTCTGACAGATGATCATGATCTCTGAACCAGCTAAACGCCCAGCCTGTAGAGGAGCCTGAAACAGGAGCCTCACAGATCAGAGTCGCTGATTCTCCTTCAGTCAGCCACGGCTGTGGAGACACTCGCACGACTGCCTGAGCTTTAGCTGAACAAAACATCATGAGTTAAAGAGCCGTAGAGAAACTGATGGAGAAGCGGATCACAACAAACACAAACTCACCTGATACAGTCAGTGTAACAGCATTACTGCGCTGAGAGCGTTGAGTCTTCATCAGTCCTGTACAGGTGTATTTACCGCTGTGAAAGTCTTTAACTCTGCTGATGATCAACTCTTGTGTTGAGGTTCGGCTGACAGAGTTTTTATACCAGCTGTTGTTTTCCTCTATTTCCCATTTGTATGTCCACTCAGTGTCTCCTCCGCCCCTTACATCACATCTGAGAGTGACTGTTTCTCCTCTAAACACTCGTTCATCAGGTCGTACCGTCACCACAGCTTTAGGACTCTCTGTACAAACACAGATTATTGCATTTATAGTTTTAGACGTTGTGTAGATATGGTCTCTGATCTGGATATgttgcatcacacacacattctctctcaccTGTAGCATTTACCCACAGTGCATCACTGTATTGTGTGTAATAGACTGGTTTTCCTCTTCCAGCTCTACACCAGTACTGGCCTCCATCAGACACTGAATCAATCTTCAGGCTGTAGGGGTTTGTTTCTGTCTTCTCTGTCTCAGggttcagtgtgtgtttgtaccaGTAAAAGTCCCAGCGTCCAGTGGACGGATCCATGCCACAGGTCAAATTCACTGTGTTTCCTGTCAGGGCAGCTCCTGCAGGATCTGATGTGAGTTCGGGCTTCAGCTTTATATCTGCAGGAGAACAAGAACAGATTCAGATCCTCAAGAGTCAGAGTTCAGCTGCGGCACACACATCACTGAGTATTTGTCTGCAACAGGTCATACAGAAGAGAATAAgtgatgaaatatggattttaCATGATCATAAAAATATCTGAATATGAACTACATAAAATGCTGGTAATTATGACACAGATATGTGATAtatgaaaacaaatatttatacaatattaatacaatatttacacaaattaaaagagtaaaaaaagagAACTGCATTATATTTGCAATGTAATGAGGTAATGTGAAAGttggaattattattattattattattgtttaataaTGTGACCTGTCTTTTTATGATGTCAATGATGTTCAACTCACCCGCCACAGAGAGAGAAACATCAGATCTTGATTGTGATGAGTTTGGTCTTCCATCTCTCTGTCCTCTACACCAGTACTGACCCTGATCAGACTCAGCAGCTCCTCTGATACTGAGAGTGTCTCTGTCTACAGTGTAACGCTCAGACGTCTGTAACTTTACGCTGTCTTTATACCACTCATATCTCCAGTCACTGTGATCAGACTCTATCACACACTTCAGATGGACTGTCTCTCCAGTGAACACAGAGCTGGCTGGTGTCACACTAACTGTAGATGTGGGTAAATCTATGAATAAAGAAGATCAAGCTCTTTCAGtaaaaaatgttgaaaatgtgcGTCACACACGAATCCTCTCACGGAGGAGCTCGGAAGCATAAAGGGAGGAGCGATGACAGAGAAGGACaagagtagcctgacaagccagacacacatcaagatgtttggtctggaaactcaccattgacagctcaatccgaggggcggataaacggttgtctttcaaactccctctgcacgcgataggatagcgctacaccaaccggagcaacgaaggtgaagcagagcttgttgatagattaaacattcaccgtatccggtcggctaaactccgaacacatcttccctttttaagaatgacttcagtgccgttctttgttcttttctcagagaaaagcttaactccaagtcttccagagtcacggtcaaagctgattcgaaagaccgccgctgttcgccagtttctgtgtttacaagaagcacgcaagcgcaactcggccgtcgtcattatagccccgcccaccgactctatacacgatgtgattggcccggcaagattTAGGTGAATTaaagctcagaagggtattgagagttgctagacgacactcgcgggcagattaaatttgctgccgctagggtgcatctagatttctaggccagGACGAGAGAGGATGAGGCCTGAACAAAACATAAGTCCAGGCCTGTTCCTCTCTTGCGCCACTCTCATGGCTCTTTCCCGCCCTGCTTGGTCATACGGGTACTTGCTTTTGACGCGCTGTCTGGTGTAGAGACGGTGTTAATGTTCATGATTGTGATCTCTGGTCAATGATCATAATTGTTGTAAAATCCTGAGTTTATCTTGATGGAAATATAAAGAAGCCTCTTTTGGAAACTGTGTTTTACCCACACCAAAAGCACTTTAGCTCAGCTAGAACAAAGTGCCTGTAGAACAGTTCCTTTCAGGGGTGCAGAATGAATCTGTTCCCGCCCCGAGTGCAAAGGCAAACATGATTGACTGGATCAAGAGCGTGCTATGAAAGGACATGCTATGAATGGTCAGCGCAATGTGGCTGTTATCTGATTGGCTTAAGTAGACGGTGAGTCGAGTCGGCGCTGGATCATAATATCTTGACGCTGgatcaacacacatttgtagaaatatatttttttatttgctaatttcatgtgatttattttagtatattattattattattattattattattattattattattattattattattattattataataactttttaattttcaattttcaattttATTTGGAATAATGCAACACATATCtaaccccattgtaaaaaaggAAGATAAAGTATATACTGCTGAATTCAGTAAGTAGTTTCTGAACAAAACCACCATCTCTGGACTGGATGTGATCATGTAGAGAGTTTATGATGTCAATGATGTTCAACTCACCCGTCACACAGAGAGAAACAGCAGAGCTTGATTGTGATGAGTTTGGTCTTCCATCTCTCTGTCCTCTACACCAGTACTGACCCTGATCAGACTCAACCGCTCCTCTGATAGTGAGAGTGTCTCCGTCTACAGTGTAGCGCTCAGACGTCTGTAACTTTAAACCGTATTTATACCACTCATATCTCCAGTCTTGTGTCCAGTAATAACTCCAGTCTGTCAGGCCATTTCTCAATCTCCAGTCACTGTAAGTCTCTATCTCACACTTCAGATTGACTGTCTCTCCAGTGAACACAGATCTGGCTGGTGTCACAGTCACTGTAGATGTGGGTAAATCTGAGAAGAAAGAAGATCAAACTCTTTCAGTGAACTATAGTCAGAAAACATGATCTGATCGTCTGAGTTCCTGTATTTGTGTAACAGATATTAAAGAGGAGAGATGTCGAGAGAGTGATGGTCTCTCCTCCGTCTAAACTCTCACTACAGGTTTAATATAATCGACATCAGATCATCTGAAACAATCATGAAACTAaaagtgaatgagtgtgtgtatgtgtgtgttatgtattgttctttttaacttaattatgttttatataataattgCGGAAGCTTGTTGATTCAGTGTAAGTGTCTCATCTGAATAAATGATCATGAATGAGTTTATGTGGTCAATGATGTTCAACTCACCCATCACAGAGAGAGAAACATCAGATCTTGTTTGTGATGAGTTTGGTCTTCCATCTCTATGTCGTCTACACCAGTACTGACCCTGATCAGACTGAGCAGCTCCTCTGATAGTGAGAGTGTCTCTGTCTACAGTGTAACGCTCAGACGTCTGTAACTTTACTCTGTCTTTATACCACTCATATCTCCAATCTTGAGTCCCGTTATATCTCCAGTCATATGTGGTATAATAAGTCAGGTTATTTCTCCTTCTCCAGTCACTGTAAGTCTCACACTTCAGATTGACTGTCTCTCCAGTGAACACAGATCTG includes these proteins:
- the LOC137071310 gene encoding Fc receptor-like protein 5 gives rise to the protein MSRQSAVHPPSTDTHRRHERARDPAQFNALDTKHFYFHTDIKNQLMNLINVKAKPVVKVEPDQPVFSGETVTLTCVTPEGGGDTQWTYRWFRDGLFIHNSTERVHNITSHVSDSGQYSCEAKRSEFSDAVSLNVSEIPTPVVKVKPDQRVFSGETVTLTCDIPGGGDTQWTYRWFRDGYTDYTSSTAEYSFTADVYYSVKYSCRGERSDLQRSNISDALTLTVSDKNWSEVLNTATGLRKRKGAYWIAQCHGSACRFSTCRERPKPVVKVKPDQRVFRGETVTLTCVIPGGGDTQWTYSWFKDGQPYDTSPTAEISFTADVYYSVKYSCRGERSDSQRSNISDALTLTVSDIKLKPELTSDPAGAALTGNTVNLTCGMDPSTGRWDFYWYKHTLNPETEKTETNPYSLKIDSVSDGGQYWCRAGRGKPVYYTQYSDALWVNATESPKAVVTVRPDERVFRGETVTLRCDVRGGGDTEWTYKWEIEENNSWYKNSVSRTSTQELIISRVKDFHSGKYTCTGLMKTQRSQRSNAVTLTVSAKAQAVVRVSPQPWLTEGESATLICEAPVSGSSTGWAFSWFRDHDHLSDSSRGAGGSYTLSPASLQHTGVYTCRAERGRPAYHTHTSSTQPLWVTGVSASVSLVIKPSRSQHFSSESLALSCEDQSNSAGWTVRRYTDKGTQTCSDQTGSSCVMDSLSTSDTGVYWCESESGEKRRPRNITVHDGEVILSSVDHVIEGETLTLHCLHRSTNPSIFSAGFYKDETLIQNQTTGEMSITTVSKSHEGFYYCKTERGASPHSWISVRVSAQISGLKIFSFLLAACQYLIATVVLLYKCYRARVSSAQDQSQFAVTEDETSI